In Spinacia oleracea cultivar Varoflay chromosome 5, BTI_SOV_V1, whole genome shotgun sequence, a single window of DNA contains:
- the LOC110789464 gene encoding boron transporter 1 isoform X3, producing MYTFMYNFAKERKELGHRLYLAWTAWVCVWTAFLLFLLAVLGACSIINRFTRIAGELFGLLIAMLFMQQAIRGAVEEFRVPQRENPNQTAFHPSWRFGNGMFALVMSFGLLLTALKSRKARSWRYGAGWLRGLIADYGVPILVLAWTAISYAPAHNVPNGIPRRLFSPNPWSPGAYSNWTVIKDMMDVPALYIVGAFIPATMIAVLYYFDHSVASQLAQQKEFNLKKPSAYHYDLLLLGFLVIFCGLIGIPPSNGVIPQSPMHTRSLATLKHRILRNKLVAAAKDSIQNNSNLGQLYRNMQDAYQEMQTPLVYQIPSSLGLKELKESTIQKFSDGGDIDTPVDETVFDVDKDIDDLLPIEVKEQRLSNLLQAIMVGGCVAAMPVLKKIPTAVLWGYFAFMAIESLPGNQCWDRILLLFTAPGRRYKVLDEQHATFIETVPFKTIALFTIFQTVYLLLCFGITWIPIAGVLFPLFIMLLVPVRQYVLPRFFKGAHLQDLDAAEYEEAPAITYKMSYEVQDPQTPVTKIDNGEFLDSMMTRSRGEIRHIQSPKVTSTAPVSPENLRHASSPGLSQRVYSPRITELRKGKGPGMSPEGVEIVEIPSPRPNSLLGRNGHASSSS from the exons ATGTACACATTTATGTACAACTTTGCCAAGGAGAGGAAAGAATTGGGACACAGACTTTACTTGGCGTGGACAGCTTG GGTTTGTGTATGGACAGCCTTTTTGCTTTTCTTGTTGGCCGTATTGGGAGCATGCTCCATTATCAATAGATTTACACGCATAGCTGGTGAGCTGTTCGGTCTGCTTATTGCAATGCTCTTCATGCAGCAGGCTATTCGT GGAGCGGTGGAGGAATTTCGTGTACCTCAGAGGGAAAATCCAAATCAGACTGCATTTCATCCCTCTTGGCGTTTTGGCAATGGAATGTTTGCACTTGTTATGTCATTTGGCCTTCTTTTAACTGCATTAAAAAGTCGCAAAGCTAGATCATGGCGCTATGGTGCAG GTTGGTTACGGGGATTGATTGCAGATTACGGTGTCCCAATTTTGGTGCTTGCATGGACTGCTATATCTTATGCACCAGCTCATAATGTTCCAAACGGCATTCCTAGGCGTCTTTTCAGTCCAAATCCTTGGTCTCCTGGCGCTTATTCAAACTGGACTGTCATCAAG GATATGATGGATGTGCCTGCATTATATATTGTTGGAGCTTTTATCCCAGCCACCATGATTGCTGTCCTCTACTATTTTGATCATAGTGTTGCTTCTCAGTTGGCTCAACAAAAGGAGTTTAATTTGAAGAAACCTTCCGCGTACCATTATGATCTCCTTCTCCTTGGTTTTCTG GTCATATTCTGCGGTCTTATTGGTATTCCCCCCTCAAATGGAGTCATTCCTCAATCTCCTATGCATACAAGAAGCTTGGCTACTCTCAAACACCGG ATTCTGAGAAATAAACTTGTAGCAGCAGCAAAAGATAGCATACAAAATAATTCAAACTTGGGTCAGTTATACAGAAACATGCAAGATGCTTACCAAGAAATGCAGACACCTCTTGTCTATCAGATACCATCTTCTCTG GGACTGAAGGAGTTGAAAGAATCAACAATTCAGAAATTCTCAGATGGTGGTGACATTGACACACCGGTTGATGAAACTGTTTTTGATGTTGATAAGGACATAGACGATCTTCTGCCCATTGAAGTAAAAGAACAACGTCTCAGCAATTTGCTTCAGGCAATAATGGTTGGTGGCTGTGTTGCAGCTATGCCTGTCTTAAAGAAAATCCCTACAGCAGTTCTTTGGGGGTACTTTGCTTTCATGGCCATTGAAAGCTTACCAGGAAATCAGTGTTGGGATAGAATTTTGTTACTTTTTACAGCTCCTGGTCGACGATATAA GGTGCTCGATGAGCAGCATGCAACCTTCATTGAGACAGTTCCCTTCAAAACGATTGCACTGTTCACAATTTTccagactgtatacttgctgcTGTGTTTTGGCATAACATGGATCCCAATAGCAGGAGTTCTTTTCCCCTTGTTCATTATGCTTCTTGTCCCAGTTAGACAGTATGTTCTGCCAAGATTTTTCAAGGGAGCCCATCTTCAGGATTTAGATGCAGCTGAATACGAGGAGGCACCTGCCATTACCTACAAAATGTCATATGAA GTTCAAGATCCGCAAACTCCTGTGACTAAGATAGACAATGGAGAGTTCCTTGATAGTATGATGACAAGGAGCAGAGGTGAAATCCGCCACATTCAAAGTCCAAAGGTAACCAGCACTGCCCCAGTTTCCCCTGAGAATTTGAGGCATGCTTCTAGCCCAGGGTTGTCTCAGAGAGTATACAGTCCTCGAATTACTGAACTGAGGAAGGGGAAAGGTCCCGGAATGAGTCCAGAAGGGGTTGAGATAGTTGAAATCCCCAGTCCTCGACCTAATTCTCTACTTGGAAGAAATGGTCATGCTTCATCTTCGAGCTAA
- the LOC110789464 gene encoding boron transporter 1 isoform X2 — MILKQDFFATNKIGPGDFVLELVISFGEQLERTTDGSLTAVHTLASTAICGIIHSIFGGQPLLILGVAEPTVLMYTFMYNFAKERKELGHRLYLAWTAWVCVWTAFLLFLLAVLGACSIINRFTRIAGELFGLLIAMLFMQQAIRGAVEEFRVPQRENPNQTAFHPSWRFGNGMFALVMSFGLLLTALKSRKARSWRYGAGWLRGLIADYGVPILVLAWTAISYAPAHNVPNGIPRRLFSPNPWSPGAYSNWTVIKDMMDVPALYIVGAFIPATMIAVLYYFDHSVASQLAQQKEFNLKKPSAYHYDLLLLGFLVIFCGLIGIPPSNGVIPQSPMHTRSLATLKHRILRNKLVAAAKDSIQNNSNLGQLYRNMQDAYQEMQTPLVYQIPSSLGLKELKESTIQKFSDGGDIDTPVDETVFDVDKDIDDLLPIEVKEQRLSNLLQAIMVGGCVAAMPVLKKIPTAVLWGYFAFMAIESLPGNQCWDRILLLFTAPGRRYKVLDEQHATFIETVPFKTIALFTIFQTVYLLLCFGITWIPIAGVLFPLFIMLLVPVRQYVLPRFFKGAHLQDLDAAEYEEAPAITYKMSYEVQDPQTPVTKIDNGEFLDSMMTRSRGEIRHIQSPKVTSTAPVSPENLRHASSPGLSQRVYSPRITELRKGKGPGMSPEGVEIVEIPSPRPNSLLGRNGHASSSS; from the exons ATGATCTTAAAGCAAGACTTCTTTGCTACAAACAAGATTGGACCGGGGGACTTCGTGCTGGAATTAG TCATATCTTTTGGGGAACAGCTAGAAAGAACTACTG ATGGTTCTTTGACTGCAGTTCATACTCTAGCATCAACAGCAATATGTGGCATTATCCATTCAATCTTTGGAGGACAGCCGCTGCTCATTCTAGGGGTAGCTGAACCAACAGTTCTAATGTACACATTTATGTACAACTTTGCCAAGGAGAGGAAAGAATTGGGACACAGACTTTACTTGGCGTGGACAGCTTG GGTTTGTGTATGGACAGCCTTTTTGCTTTTCTTGTTGGCCGTATTGGGAGCATGCTCCATTATCAATAGATTTACACGCATAGCTGGTGAGCTGTTCGGTCTGCTTATTGCAATGCTCTTCATGCAGCAGGCTATTCGT GGAGCGGTGGAGGAATTTCGTGTACCTCAGAGGGAAAATCCAAATCAGACTGCATTTCATCCCTCTTGGCGTTTTGGCAATGGAATGTTTGCACTTGTTATGTCATTTGGCCTTCTTTTAACTGCATTAAAAAGTCGCAAAGCTAGATCATGGCGCTATGGTGCAG GTTGGTTACGGGGATTGATTGCAGATTACGGTGTCCCAATTTTGGTGCTTGCATGGACTGCTATATCTTATGCACCAGCTCATAATGTTCCAAACGGCATTCCTAGGCGTCTTTTCAGTCCAAATCCTTGGTCTCCTGGCGCTTATTCAAACTGGACTGTCATCAAG GATATGATGGATGTGCCTGCATTATATATTGTTGGAGCTTTTATCCCAGCCACCATGATTGCTGTCCTCTACTATTTTGATCATAGTGTTGCTTCTCAGTTGGCTCAACAAAAGGAGTTTAATTTGAAGAAACCTTCCGCGTACCATTATGATCTCCTTCTCCTTGGTTTTCTG GTCATATTCTGCGGTCTTATTGGTATTCCCCCCTCAAATGGAGTCATTCCTCAATCTCCTATGCATACAAGAAGCTTGGCTACTCTCAAACACCGG ATTCTGAGAAATAAACTTGTAGCAGCAGCAAAAGATAGCATACAAAATAATTCAAACTTGGGTCAGTTATACAGAAACATGCAAGATGCTTACCAAGAAATGCAGACACCTCTTGTCTATCAGATACCATCTTCTCTG GGACTGAAGGAGTTGAAAGAATCAACAATTCAGAAATTCTCAGATGGTGGTGACATTGACACACCGGTTGATGAAACTGTTTTTGATGTTGATAAGGACATAGACGATCTTCTGCCCATTGAAGTAAAAGAACAACGTCTCAGCAATTTGCTTCAGGCAATAATGGTTGGTGGCTGTGTTGCAGCTATGCCTGTCTTAAAGAAAATCCCTACAGCAGTTCTTTGGGGGTACTTTGCTTTCATGGCCATTGAAAGCTTACCAGGAAATCAGTGTTGGGATAGAATTTTGTTACTTTTTACAGCTCCTGGTCGACGATATAA GGTGCTCGATGAGCAGCATGCAACCTTCATTGAGACAGTTCCCTTCAAAACGATTGCACTGTTCACAATTTTccagactgtatacttgctgcTGTGTTTTGGCATAACATGGATCCCAATAGCAGGAGTTCTTTTCCCCTTGTTCATTATGCTTCTTGTCCCAGTTAGACAGTATGTTCTGCCAAGATTTTTCAAGGGAGCCCATCTTCAGGATTTAGATGCAGCTGAATACGAGGAGGCACCTGCCATTACCTACAAAATGTCATATGAA GTTCAAGATCCGCAAACTCCTGTGACTAAGATAGACAATGGAGAGTTCCTTGATAGTATGATGACAAGGAGCAGAGGTGAAATCCGCCACATTCAAAGTCCAAAGGTAACCAGCACTGCCCCAGTTTCCCCTGAGAATTTGAGGCATGCTTCTAGCCCAGGGTTGTCTCAGAGAGTATACAGTCCTCGAATTACTGAACTGAGGAAGGGGAAAGGTCCCGGAATGAGTCCAGAAGGGGTTGAGATAGTTGAAATCCCCAGTCCTCGACCTAATTCTCTACTTGGAAGAAATGGTCATGCTTCATCTTCGAGCTAA
- the LOC110789464 gene encoding boron transporter 1 isoform X1: protein MEETFVPFRGIKNDLKARLLCYKQDWTGGLRAGIRILAPTTYVFFASSIPVISFGEQLERTTDGSLTAVHTLASTAICGIIHSIFGGQPLLILGVAEPTVLMYTFMYNFAKERKELGHRLYLAWTAWVCVWTAFLLFLLAVLGACSIINRFTRIAGELFGLLIAMLFMQQAIRGAVEEFRVPQRENPNQTAFHPSWRFGNGMFALVMSFGLLLTALKSRKARSWRYGAGWLRGLIADYGVPILVLAWTAISYAPAHNVPNGIPRRLFSPNPWSPGAYSNWTVIKDMMDVPALYIVGAFIPATMIAVLYYFDHSVASQLAQQKEFNLKKPSAYHYDLLLLGFLVIFCGLIGIPPSNGVIPQSPMHTRSLATLKHRILRNKLVAAAKDSIQNNSNLGQLYRNMQDAYQEMQTPLVYQIPSSLGLKELKESTIQKFSDGGDIDTPVDETVFDVDKDIDDLLPIEVKEQRLSNLLQAIMVGGCVAAMPVLKKIPTAVLWGYFAFMAIESLPGNQCWDRILLLFTAPGRRYKVLDEQHATFIETVPFKTIALFTIFQTVYLLLCFGITWIPIAGVLFPLFIMLLVPVRQYVLPRFFKGAHLQDLDAAEYEEAPAITYKMSYEVQDPQTPVTKIDNGEFLDSMMTRSRGEIRHIQSPKVTSTAPVSPENLRHASSPGLSQRVYSPRITELRKGKGPGMSPEGVEIVEIPSPRPNSLLGRNGHASSSS, encoded by the exons atggaagaaactTTTGTTCCTTTTCGCGGAATTAAGAATGATCTTAAAGCAAGACTTCTTTGCTACAAACAAGATTGGACCGGGGGACTTCGTGCTGGAATTAG GATTTTAGCTCCAACAACTTATGTTTTCTTTGCTTCCTCAATTCCAGTCATATCTTTTGGGGAACAGCTAGAAAGAACTACTG ATGGTTCTTTGACTGCAGTTCATACTCTAGCATCAACAGCAATATGTGGCATTATCCATTCAATCTTTGGAGGACAGCCGCTGCTCATTCTAGGGGTAGCTGAACCAACAGTTCTAATGTACACATTTATGTACAACTTTGCCAAGGAGAGGAAAGAATTGGGACACAGACTTTACTTGGCGTGGACAGCTTG GGTTTGTGTATGGACAGCCTTTTTGCTTTTCTTGTTGGCCGTATTGGGAGCATGCTCCATTATCAATAGATTTACACGCATAGCTGGTGAGCTGTTCGGTCTGCTTATTGCAATGCTCTTCATGCAGCAGGCTATTCGT GGAGCGGTGGAGGAATTTCGTGTACCTCAGAGGGAAAATCCAAATCAGACTGCATTTCATCCCTCTTGGCGTTTTGGCAATGGAATGTTTGCACTTGTTATGTCATTTGGCCTTCTTTTAACTGCATTAAAAAGTCGCAAAGCTAGATCATGGCGCTATGGTGCAG GTTGGTTACGGGGATTGATTGCAGATTACGGTGTCCCAATTTTGGTGCTTGCATGGACTGCTATATCTTATGCACCAGCTCATAATGTTCCAAACGGCATTCCTAGGCGTCTTTTCAGTCCAAATCCTTGGTCTCCTGGCGCTTATTCAAACTGGACTGTCATCAAG GATATGATGGATGTGCCTGCATTATATATTGTTGGAGCTTTTATCCCAGCCACCATGATTGCTGTCCTCTACTATTTTGATCATAGTGTTGCTTCTCAGTTGGCTCAACAAAAGGAGTTTAATTTGAAGAAACCTTCCGCGTACCATTATGATCTCCTTCTCCTTGGTTTTCTG GTCATATTCTGCGGTCTTATTGGTATTCCCCCCTCAAATGGAGTCATTCCTCAATCTCCTATGCATACAAGAAGCTTGGCTACTCTCAAACACCGG ATTCTGAGAAATAAACTTGTAGCAGCAGCAAAAGATAGCATACAAAATAATTCAAACTTGGGTCAGTTATACAGAAACATGCAAGATGCTTACCAAGAAATGCAGACACCTCTTGTCTATCAGATACCATCTTCTCTG GGACTGAAGGAGTTGAAAGAATCAACAATTCAGAAATTCTCAGATGGTGGTGACATTGACACACCGGTTGATGAAACTGTTTTTGATGTTGATAAGGACATAGACGATCTTCTGCCCATTGAAGTAAAAGAACAACGTCTCAGCAATTTGCTTCAGGCAATAATGGTTGGTGGCTGTGTTGCAGCTATGCCTGTCTTAAAGAAAATCCCTACAGCAGTTCTTTGGGGGTACTTTGCTTTCATGGCCATTGAAAGCTTACCAGGAAATCAGTGTTGGGATAGAATTTTGTTACTTTTTACAGCTCCTGGTCGACGATATAA GGTGCTCGATGAGCAGCATGCAACCTTCATTGAGACAGTTCCCTTCAAAACGATTGCACTGTTCACAATTTTccagactgtatacttgctgcTGTGTTTTGGCATAACATGGATCCCAATAGCAGGAGTTCTTTTCCCCTTGTTCATTATGCTTCTTGTCCCAGTTAGACAGTATGTTCTGCCAAGATTTTTCAAGGGAGCCCATCTTCAGGATTTAGATGCAGCTGAATACGAGGAGGCACCTGCCATTACCTACAAAATGTCATATGAA GTTCAAGATCCGCAAACTCCTGTGACTAAGATAGACAATGGAGAGTTCCTTGATAGTATGATGACAAGGAGCAGAGGTGAAATCCGCCACATTCAAAGTCCAAAGGTAACCAGCACTGCCCCAGTTTCCCCTGAGAATTTGAGGCATGCTTCTAGCCCAGGGTTGTCTCAGAGAGTATACAGTCCTCGAATTACTGAACTGAGGAAGGGGAAAGGTCCCGGAATGAGTCCAGAAGGGGTTGAGATAGTTGAAATCCCCAGTCCTCGACCTAATTCTCTACTTGGAAGAAATGGTCATGCTTCATCTTCGAGCTAA